The window cctgaatgctgattggctgacatgttatatcagaccgtatatcaTGGGTATGATAACaagtatttttactgctctagttacattggtaaccagtttatactAGCAAAAAGGcgcctcgggggtttgtggtatatggccaatatatcacagctaagggctgtatccaggcactccgcgctgcatcgtgcttaagaacagtcctttggccatataccacacctcgtGCGTATTGCATAAATAAAGACCAGAGAGCTATATATGCAATAATTTTATACAACTTCTAATCAGTCAGTGGTCTCGCATATCTATTATCGCTCTACCTATAGTTATTAGTCAGATCTCAAATCtctatttattttaccaggtaagttgactgagaacacgttctcatttgcagcaacgacctggggaatagttacaggggagaggggaatgattaggtgaccgtgatggtttaagggccagattgggaatttagccaggacaccggggttaacactcTTACGATAAgggccatgggatctttaatgacctcagagtcaggacacccatttaacgtcccatccgaaagacggcaccctacacatgGTAGTGTGCccaattgggatatttttttttagaccagaggaaagagtgcctacTACTGGCCctacaacaccacttccagcagcatctggtctcccatccagggactgaccaggaccaaccctgcttagcttcagaagcaagccagcagtggtatgcagggtatTATGCTGCTGACTAACTATTGACAAACTACagtatgtcttctcctcctgaccAATCAATGGCAAGCTCCGGTCTGTCACTCCTTTACATACATGTATGGTTTCCATTCTGTTTCTACAAACAAAACATTGCCACCAAGCTAGAAGCAACATTTGTGTTAAGGCACCTAGAGAAAGGTTCCGTGCCGTAGAGTCCTCTGAGGCTCGTTACAGACACACTTCCCTCCTCGTCGTCCGTCTGGTAGCATCAATGCCAACTAATCCACAGAACAATATtgccagtcagctagcctcctctcTCTATGACCTCATCACCTAAAATCTCTTCAAACATCAGCAGTGCTTCAATAATCAGTAACCACAACACAGCCTTTAAAACAATctctaaaaataaataataacattCCTCTTTGTATATAGAAACAATTTGTTTTGGTATGTCATTCAATCAACATCTACTCAAAATGATATTAATATAAATATGATATGGGTAACAAAATCTGTGTcataaaaaaacaaattaaaTGCGTAACCTAACATAGTAGGCATAAAAGAAAAACGTCTTAGCGGACTTCACACAACCGGTTTTCAGCGGAAAAGAAAGCTAAGTTGAATTAACTGTATCCCTGAAAACTGGATGCATAAAATTGTTTGCAATTCTGTTATGGTGATGGCTATTCCACAGCTGATTGGAGGTTGAGAGTAATGTGGGAGGAGCTGCCCATATTTATACAGTCTATGGGATAAAGTAGATTTGACCTAACGTGACCTTGCCCCAGCAAGTTTgatctctaacccctaacctttccCATGGCAAGACTGGCTCTCGACAGACAGGAagcctaaccacagatctagaatcagtttcCCATGCCCAGTCCAAACCTTTAACATAGGGAGTTAACAACACACAACTGACCCTAGATATGTGGTTAGGCGAACAGTGCTCTACTAAACTTAGACAGTTTGATATCGGTGTGATCCTGGCCTAACTACAAGGCTCAGGCCAGGGTTCTGTTTTAGAGGTTATGCAAGTAGGACCTGGAGTTTTCCTGACTTCACGTTATCCAGCGGGGTTAACCTTCTCTAGCGGGCCAGTGTGGTGATGAGACTGGCACACATCTCAAAGAAGTCCATGGTGTGGCTGCCCTGGCGCGGGGTGGAGGTAATGAGGGCAGCACTGGAGCACAGCGACCCAGGCAGGGAGGAGCTGAGCTGGGGGAGATCCACGGCAGGTAAGGCTGAGTCCACACTGAGTCTGGGTCTATGGAGCCCTGCAGTGGAGCCTGACCTCTGAGGGATGGAAGAACCTGACTTAAACCCTACTGCCTCCATGATGTCAtctggagagggggaaaggagcaGTAAGGAGAGGAAAGGTTAGTGTTTTTGTAGCTACTCATCTGTACTCAGTAATTGTTGTACAATTGTAATAAGAGAAATCTAAATGCTGTTGTTACACACCAAAGCAAACTGTACTTAGATACCTGGGTAAATTGTAGTAACTGTACTTTTAACTTATTAGAAAGAGATCTAAATGCTGTTTCAAATAAGTTCAAAAGTACAGTTACTACGGTTTACCCAGGTATCTAAGGACAGTTTGCTTTGGTgtatattataacatgtcatGTTATAGAGCTGTCGTACCATCGATGCTCTTGAAGTCCAGCAGGTAGGATCTGTTGTCCACCTGGTACAGCTGGAGACTCATCTTCACCAGGTTGTCTGTTACTGGGTTCTTACTCCGAACACGCAGGTGGTACGGGTTCACCACCTGCACATAACACACGTACCATATACACAACACGAAATATAAATTTAAAAACACCTTCCAGAGATGATAAAtgccacacacgcacgcacaccgtACCACACGCACACACCGTACCACACCGTGCACACCACGCACACcgccacacgcacgcacacaccgtAAAACGCACACACCGTGCCaccatcacacaacacacacacacaccgtaccacACGCGCACAACGCacgcaccgcacacacacaccgtaccacacacacgcacgcacgcacacacacgcaccgtaccacacacgcacgcacacgcaccgcaccacacgcacgcacacaccacccacgcacgcgcacgcacacgcaccgtaccacacgcacgcgcacgcacgcacacgcacacaccacacgcGCACGCACCGtaccgcacgcacacacgcaccgTGCCACACACGCACACCGTACACACGtaccacacacacgcgcacgcgcaccgtaccacacgcacacacacaccgcgcacgcgcacacacgcacaccgtCACACGCGCACACACCGTACCACGCGCACCGTACCATCACATACCACACACGCACGCgtaccacacacgcacacaccgcaCCGtaccacacacgcacgcgcacacaccttAACATGTACCATAtacaactggttaaataaaggtgaaatataaattTACCAAAAAACACCTTCCAGAGATGACTTCAGGACCACACACGCACACCgtaccacacacgcacacacacaccgtaccacacgcacacaccgtaccacacacgcacacaccgtaccacacacgcacgcacacaccgtaccacacacgcacgcacacaccttaACATgtaccatatacacacacactgcgccTCACCTTCCAGTCATACTGTAGCTGTCTCATAGCCCTGTAGACCTCAGCCATGATGTCATAAGGTCTGCTCTGACTCCTGATGCCCAGGTGCCACTTGGCTTTCTTCACTGCCAGGGGTTTGGCTCTGGTGGTGTTGAGGGCATCCAGCGGGCAGCGCgcctgcagacagagagaggagagaatctTTCATTTTCCTCAACAAGCAGCAACAAATACATGAGGACAAGGAGACTGCACGCAAATATACAATACTGccaatgttgcatttatattccAACAATGTTGTTTTTGAGTGCTAGACTGGTATTACAGAAGAAGCACTTCATCAAGTGTTTACACTTTAGAGGTATTGTATCTGATTTTATATAAACATTAGACACGACGATAGTCGGTTTAATTAGTTCATAAAATAGAACCAGGTACAGCTGCTTGCCTTAGGGCTGTCTATCAGCAGGGGGGGCATCCTCTCTGGGTGTGGTTTGACCCTGGGAGGCAGGGGAATGCCATCCTCCATGAAGGAGCCCTGGGGAGGGCTGGAGGCCAGGTAGAACTCACTGGCCTGGGTCATGATACGACGGTTATCTATAATCAGATGGTATGCTACCGCCAGCTGGTcctagagagagagcaagagagaggagagttgagagggagtgtgtttgtctgtgtactgtatgactaagcatgtgtgtgtgcacatgtccAGTATGTACCTGGGGGTCTCCGCTGTACAGGCTGGACATCACCTCAGACTCGGTGCTCTCAAACTTGTCGCACACCTCCCTGACGGCCTCCTCGTCCAGAACCGTGGAGTCATAAGACAGGTCCTCTGGAAACAGGTAGCCTGGCAGGTCCTGCTTAAACCACTCAtgttccctacacacacacacaaaataacagtTACTGTCCATGATTCTTCTATTCTTTCACTCTGGACCAACCTTGAACCACCACAAACCAGCATGTGGCTAGGTTTGCCAGTTTTATCCCATTAAAAACCTCAGCATCATCATCAGTAGGGAAGGTTAGAGGTCAGGTGTTACCTAATGTCTTTAATGGTGGCTCTCTTCAATGGGTCGACCTGCAGCATGAGCAGCAGCAGGGAGGCGACAGGGCGAGTGAGGTATTCTGGCATATAGAACACGCCCCCTCTGATCTTCTTAAACAGCGTGGGAACATGTTCGTCATCAAAGGGTAGAGTCCCACACAGCAACGCATACAGGATCACACCACAGCTCCATATATCCACTTCAGGGCCAGCATATAACCTGTTACCAAAGCAAAGCATACAGGATCACACCACAACTCCATATATCCACTTCAGGGCCAGCATATAACCTGTTACCAAAGCAAAGCATACAGGATCACATCACAGCTCCATATATCCACTTCAGGGCCAGCATATAACCTGTTACCAAAGCAAAGCATACAGGATCACACCACAGCTCCATATATCCACTTCAGGGCCAGCATATAACCTGTTACCAAAGCAAAGCATACAGGATCACACCACAGCTCCATATATCCACTTCAGGGCCAGCATATAACCTGTTACCAAAGCAAAGCATACAGGATCACACCACAGCTCCATATATCCACTTCAGGGCCAGCATATAACCTGTTACCAAAGCAAAGCATACACAATCACACCACAACATCCTACAGCAACCATACTCAACAGCTCCAGATCCACTTCAGGGTCCAGATAACCTGTTACCAAACCCAGGAATTGTTATTTGCCTGTGCTACAAAGAAAGCATATCGGTCTGTTAATACTCAGGGccactagtaaaggcccagtgcactatatATTTGTGATTTAACCtgttaaaaaaagtttaaaaaacaaaTCCTACAGCAACCATATCAATTGGCAGATCCAGATCCGAACCCGGAATTGTTATTTGCCTGTGCTACAGACGGCATATCGGTCTGTTAATactggactagtaaaggcccagtgcactacttttgtgatttaaaaaaaaaaaaaaagtttaaaaaaaagagaatcatatatatatatatatatttttttttaattcacaTTGTTCAGGGGTGTGCTCAGCACCACTACTTCCCGTGGCTATGGCGCCATTTCCTGGTTacaaaaattctaatagttcgcctaatttcaatATATGTGACAAAACACcatccaaactcatcatcaagctggaggccctgggcctcaaccccgccctgtgcaattggatcctagactttctgatgggccgccccgaTGTGGTgacggtaggaaacaacatctccacctcgctgaccctcaacactggggccccaacacaggtgcgtgctcagtcccctcctgtactccctattcacccacaactgcgtggccatgcacaactccaactcaatcatcaagtttgcagacgacaacagtagtgggcttgattaccaacaacgacgagacagcctacagggaggaggtgagggcactccgAGTGTGGTGCtgggaaaacaacctctcactcaacgtcaacaaaacaaaggagatgatcatggacttcaggaaacagcagagggagcacccccctatccacaggacagtagtggagaaagtTCCACCCACACAGGACGCTGAAGAAACTTGGCTTGTCATCGAAAACCCTGACTAACTTTTACGGatccacaatcgagagcatcctgtcggtctgtgtcaccgcctggtattgcaactgcactgccctcaaccgccAGGCTCTCctgagggtggtgcggtctgcacaacgcatcaccgggggcaaactacctgccctccaggacacctacagcacaggaaggcaaaaaagatcatcaaggacaacaaccacccgagctactgcctgttcaccccggtaacatccagaaggcgaggtcagtacaggtgcatcaaagctgggaccgagagactgaagaacagctatctcaaggccatcagactgctaaacagcaatcactaactcagaggctgctgcctacatggagacccaattaatggccactttaacaaatggatcactagtcactttaaacaatggcactttaaataaagccactttaataatgtttacatatcatacattactcatctcatgtatatactgtttttataccatctatagcaccttgcctatgccgttgGGCCATCGCTAatctatatttatatgtacatattctcattcaacccttttagatgtgtgtattaggtagttgttggggaattgttagattacttgttagatattactgcaatgtcggaaccagaagcacaagcatttcgctacactcgcattaacatctgctaaccatgtatgtgtGACAAACCATTTGATTTCACTTGAACAagcatgtatagtgtagagaatcattgtacccaTCTAAACcgttgtgaaatatattttccataaccaaaactATTGTacttcagctgtttgaagctggtgtacaaaactgaaagtaaaagactcaaaaactaaacttaagggaagcatagaaatagagcacgTAGAAATATAGaaggtagatctgttctatgtaaaTTTGATCAGGTCACCCAAaacgttacatattgcagctttaaggaaCTCGGTCaggttgtaatagtagaatgcagaAGGTGCCATTTCTAAATTTGGTAGTGCATTATCAGCTTGTATTATATGAATACGCATaaaacatggcaaaatgtgtcaaATTGCATGAAAATAGCTTTAAACTACAACTTTTCACTCTCCCAACAAGAAAGGTCTGAACAGTTTGTCATGGACAGTaccgcgtgtatgtgtgtgtttgttagaaaTAGACATGGTGCAGGTAGCGGAGGGTCCGATTATTCCTGGAGAGATCAGATGGGTCAcgaggtgtgtgtttgttacaATGCCAATAAATCCATCCAGACTTTTGCCACCTAGGCCATTTTGGTGTCCGGACattctcaaatagtatttgagtaCCCCTGTCCTACAGTATAAACCTTAGGACCTGCATACGTACAACCTAAACACacaaaatcggagggcctgttgtccggacctctggcagtctctatgggggtgccacagggttcaattcttgggccgactcgcttctctgtatacatcaataatgtccctcttgctgctggtgattctctgatccacctctacgcagacgacaccattctgtatacttctggcccttctttggacactgtgttaaataacctccagaagagcttcaatgccatcCAAATGTCCTTCTgtgtcctccaactgctcttaaatgcaagtaaaactaaatgcatgctcttcaaacgatcgctgcccgcatcactactctggacggttccgacttagaatatgtggacaactactacaaatacctagatgtctggttagactataaactgttcttccagactcacattaagcatctccaatccaaaattaaatctagaatcggcttccaatttcgcaacaaagcatctttcactcgtgctgccaaacataccctcgtaaaactgactatccttccaaTCCttgacgtcatttacaaaatagcctgcaacactctactcagcaaattggatgcagtctatcacagtgccatccgttttgtcactaaagccccatatactacccaccactgcgacctgtatgctctcgttggctggccctcgcttcatatttgtcaacaaacccactggctccaggtcatctataagtctttgctaggtaaagccccgccttatctcagctcactggtcaccatagcagcccccacccgtagcatgcgctccagcaggtatatttcactggtcaccaccaaagccaattcctcctttggccatctttccttccagttctatgctgccaatgactggaacgaactgcaaaaatcaccaaagctggagactcatatctccctcactaactttaagcaccagctgtcagagaagctcaCCAGATcactgtacatagcctatctgtaaatagaccatccaactacctcatccccatgctgatatttattttgctcctttacaccccagtatctctacttgcacattcatcttctgcacatctatcactcaagtgtttaattgctatattgtaattatttcgccactatggcctatttattgccttacctcccttatcctacctcatttgcacacactgtatagactttttctattgtattattgactgtatgtttgtttattccatgtgtaactctgtgttgttgtttgtcgaactgctttgctttatctaggccaggtcacagttgtaaatgagaacttgttctcaactggccaacctggttaaataaaggtgaaatataaatgtaaaaaacaccttCCAGAGATGACTTCAGGAGCAGCGTAGTTGGGAGATCCACAGCTGGTCCTCAGGAACTCCCCATCTGACATCATGTTTGACaacccttttgaccagagcacatcATTTTTTAACAACATTATCTTCAATCTCAAGTTCCTGACGCTATCTTGGAACTATGTTAAGagagggttagtgttaggttgTGCCATGGTTAGGTCTCTAGGCCGGTGTAATGTTTTTATTCTGCTTTACTAACCCAGTCCTCTAAGCTCCACACATGCTGCGCTGATCGGATCAACTTCTCCCTAACCTTATCTCACCTTAACTAACCCTCCCAGGAtcttctctcttccctactctctctcgctcttcccctcTTTATCCCCTTCTCTCGCAATGATCAAGTGACACAGGGCCTGACAGGGCTCCTTGCCAGAGTGGATATCAGACCTGCCTTTTGCTAAGCAACAACCCCCTTCCTCCAAACACACGTACCCCACCCAAGCCCCCTGTCCAGAGTAATCAGTCATATAGGTGTCAGTATTCTAAAAGACAAGTGGTTTTGTTTGACATTTGCTACTGCTAATATAGTAGCTATGGCTATCTTTTTGGACAACTCAATTTGTTATGtgcatgcatgagtgtgtgtagCATACCAAAGTCAGCTATCTTGGCGTTCTTGGAATGGTCCAGCAGAACATTCTCAGGTTTGAGGTCTCTGTGCACCACCATGTGTCTGTGGCAGTAGTCTACCCCTGAGATGATCTGTTGGAACAACCGACGAGCCTCTTTGTCTTCTACCTAAAAACACACAATATGAGGTAAAGAGGAGGAGGTTACTAGATTATTCTATTCTAATGATACTACATACTGTCACTATGACAAATGTCACCATATAATGACCTCTGTCTAtatctatcaatcaatcaatccagaCAGTCCAGTCAGTCATACAtttcattgacggggctgtagtggagaaggttgagagcttcaagttccttggtgtccacatcaccaactaagtgtcatggtccaaacacaccaaggcagtcgtgaagagggcacggcaacacctattccccctcaggatactGAAAGGATTTcgcatgggttctcagatcctcaaaaagttctacagctgcaccatcgagagcatgactggttgcatcaccggctggtatggcaactgctccaacTCCGACCGCAGGGCACTACAGAGGacagtgcgtacggcccaatatatcactggggccaagcttcctgccacccaggaccattacaccaggcggtgtcagaggaagaccctaaaaattgccaaagactctagccaccgcagtcagactgttttctctgctaccgcacagcaagcggttccagagcaccaagtcttggttcaaaggcttcttaacagcttctacccccaagccataagactcctgaacagctaatcaaatggctacccagactattcgcaTTAACAACACACGCACCCCCCCATTTATACACTCCTGCTActatctgtttattatctatgcatagtcactttacctcgacctacatgtacatattacctcaactaaccccctgtatatagcaccgTTACTGTTATTTggttgttgctctttaattatttgtgatttttctatttttatttgtttacttcagtttatttagtaaatcctttaacacttgttttttcttaactgtattgttggttaagggcttgtaagtaagcatttcattgtaatacctgttgtattttaGATCAAACTAAAAGccttgtatttggaacaaaacactcactaaaccctaaacctcaactcaatattgtaataaattatgtggaaattgagcaagttgatgaCTAAACTgattggagtaacactagattgtcatggtcaaaacatattgatgcagtagtagctaagatggggagaagtctgtctttaataaagtgatgctctgccttcttaacaacactatcaacaaggcaggtcctacaggccctagttttgtcacaccttgactactgttcagtcgtgttgccaggtgccacaaaaaaactTTGCTATTAGCTCAGAACAGGACAGCATGGCTGACCCTTGGAtgcacacagagagctaatattaataatatgcatgtcaatctctcctggctgaaagtggaggagagattgacttcatcactacttttatttatgagaggcattgacatgttgaatgcaaaCTActgacacacagctcagacacccatgcatacccacaagacatgccacaagaggtctcttcaaagtctccaagtccagaacagactatgcgaggcgcacacagtactacatagagccatgactacatggaactctattccacatcaagtaactgacacaagcagtaaaattagattttttaaaaacaggttaaaaaaaacaccttatggaacagcggggactgtgaagcaacaaacattagcacagacacatgcacacgcacgtatggatttagtactgtagatatgtggtagtggtggagtaggggcctgagggcatacAGTGTGttttgaaatctgtgaatgtattgtaatgttttaaaattgtataaactgccttcattttgctggaccccaggaagagtagctgctgctttggcagcagttaatggggatccataataaatacaaatttggcggatgtgacaaatacaatttcatatATCACCCGTCCGTGTTTGCAGATGTAGTCAAACAGCTCTCCTCCTGAGACATACTCCATTACCATGAAGAAATCTGTAGGAGTACTGATCACCTggtacctgcacacacacacacacacacacacacacaggagaaatgTCAGAAATACACTTGTTCTCTTTCGTTTCCTTCCTTCTCTCACACAGACAGGGCTATTGTGCAGAATACATTGGGAAGGCTGAAAGTCTCATTTCATTACACTGTTCTGAGAGCAGCCAACAAATGTCTACCATAGCTCACACTGTCACTGTGGCCTAACCCTAAAATTAacactcccagagagagagaaagctggagagagagagctagagaaagagagagcgagagacattcGATGTGAGAAAAATAATATTCCTCGAGGAGCATTCAAATTACAAGTGCCTTACAGGGAGAGAAATGTGCCTGCCCAGTCATTGTAGCCTACAACATTCTTATTGCAGTTGCGGGAGAAACACCTTTTAAAGTAGTCTTGATGGCCACTGTTAAAAGAGGATCACTGAGTTTTCTAGTGTTACTAGGCTACACTTTTTTCTCAAATCCAAGTAATGAGTAAAATGCACTATTAAAAATCTTTGgcaaaatagaaatcaaactgggtGGGCTTCAGAGATAGATTGGAGGGGTCGGTGGTAGCTGAAGGGTGGGCTTCAGAGATAGATTGGAGGGGTCGGtggtagctgaagggtgggattTAGAGATAGATTGGAGGGGTTGGTGGTAGCTGAAGGGTGGGCTTCAGAGATAGATTGGAGGGGTCGGTGGTAGCTGAAGGGTGGGCTTCAGAGATAGATTGGAGGGGTCGGtggtagctgaagggtgggattTAGAGATAGATTGGAGGGGTTggtggtagctgaaggatgggattcATATATTGTGtccgtatatagtatatataagcTGTAAATAGAAGCCTGAGtgttgttgttcattagtttactccgattaggggaggggtggtagggttaggggaaaataataaaggaaaatatatatatttttaaatatgtaTACACCACCTTTCaatagtttggggtcacttagaaatgtccttgtttttgaaagaaaagccctttttttgtccattaaaataacatcaaattgatcagaaatacagtgtagacattgttaatgttgtaaatgactattgtagctggaaactgcaaattttttatggaatatctacatatctacagaggcccattatcagcaaccatcactcctgtgatccaatggcatgttgtgttagctaatccaagtttatcattttaaaaggctaattgatcattagaaaatcgttttgcaattatgttagcacagctgaaaactgttgttctgtttaaTGAAACAATAAAaccggccttctttagactagttgagtatctggagcatcagcatttgtgggtttgattacaggatcaaaatggtcagaaacaaagacctttcttctgaaactcgtcagtctattcttgttctgagaaatgatggctattgcatgcgagaaattgccaagtttaaatgtatttggctaaggtgtatgtcaactttcgacttcaactgtatatttttccTTCATTGGAGTAGGATATCATTTTTAAAAGTCACCAGAACTGACCTTCTCACAGTCATTCTCCAACCCAAAAATGGTAGATCACTCTGAGACCTGTAATATGCTGTGATATGTGCTTTTGTCAGTATATATTTAGGCTAATGCATCACCCCCCCTAAACAAAcactgagtctgtgtgtgtgtatgttgtactCACAGTTTGATGATATGAGGGTGTCTGAATAGTTTGAGG is drawn from Oncorhynchus tshawytscha isolate Ot180627B linkage group LG05, Otsh_v2.0, whole genome shotgun sequence and contains these coding sequences:
- the LOC112251091 gene encoding 5'-AMP-activated protein kinase catalytic subunit alpha-2 isoform X2 — its product is MRVVGLSSVPRTHLPLPHVALGSQRTAQRAQAYRSRLKMAERQQKHEGGRVKIGHYLLGDTLGVGTFGKVKIGEHQLTGHKVAVKILNRQKIRSLDVVGKIKREIQNLKLFRHPHIIKLYQVEDKEARRLFQQIISGVDYCHRHMVVHRDLKPENVLLDHSKNAKIADFGLSNMMSDGEFLRTSCGSPNYAAPEVISGRLYAGPEVDIWSCGVILYALLCGTLPFDDEHVPTLFKKIRGGVFYMPEYLTRPVASLLLLMLQVDPLKRATIKDIREHEWFKQDLPGYLFPEDLSYDSTVLDEEAVREVCDKFESTESEVMSSLYSGDPQDQLAVAYHLIIDNRRIMTQASEFYLASSPPQGSFMEDGIPLPPRVKPHPERMPPLLIDSPKARCPLDALNTTRAKPLAVKKAKWHLGIRSQSRPYDIMAEVYRAMRQLQYDWKVVNPYHLRVRSKNPVTDNLVKMSLQLYQVDNRSYLLDFKSIDDDIMEAVGFKSGSSIPQRSGSTAGLHRPRLSVDSALPAVDLPQLSSSLPGSLCSSAALITSTPRQGSHTMDFFEMCASLITTLAR
- the LOC112251091 gene encoding 5'-AMP-activated protein kinase catalytic subunit alpha-2 isoform X1 gives rise to the protein MRVVGLSSVPRTHLPLPHVALGSQRTAQRAQAYRSRLKMAERQQKHEGGRVKIGHYLLGDTLGVGTFGKVKIGEHQLTGHKVAVKILNRQKIRSLDVVGKIKREIQNLKLFRHPHIIKLYQVISTPTDFFMVMEYVSGGELFDYICKHGRVEDKEARRLFQQIISGVDYCHRHMVVHRDLKPENVLLDHSKNAKIADFGLSNMMSDGEFLRTSCGSPNYAAPEVISGRLYAGPEVDIWSCGVILYALLCGTLPFDDEHVPTLFKKIRGGVFYMPEYLTRPVASLLLLMLQVDPLKRATIKDIREHEWFKQDLPGYLFPEDLSYDSTVLDEEAVREVCDKFESTESEVMSSLYSGDPQDQLAVAYHLIIDNRRIMTQASEFYLASSPPQGSFMEDGIPLPPRVKPHPERMPPLLIDSPKARCPLDALNTTRAKPLAVKKAKWHLGIRSQSRPYDIMAEVYRAMRQLQYDWKVVNPYHLRVRSKNPVTDNLVKMSLQLYQVDNRSYLLDFKSIDDDIMEAVGFKSGSSIPQRSGSTAGLHRPRLSVDSALPAVDLPQLSSSLPGSLCSSAALITSTPRQGSHTMDFFEMCASLITTLAR
- the LOC112251091 gene encoding 5'-AMP-activated protein kinase catalytic subunit alpha-2 isoform X3 translates to MRVVGLSSVPRTHLPLPHVALGSQRTAQRAQAYRSRLKMAERQQKHEGGRVKIGHYLLGDTLGVGTFGKVKIGEHQLTGHKVAVKILNRQKIRSLDVVGKIKREIQNLKLFRHPHIIKLYQVISTPTDFFMVMEYVSGGELFDYICKHGRVEDKEARRLFQQIISGVDYCHRHMVVHRDLKPENVLLDHSKNAKIADFGLSNMMSDGEFLRTSCGSPNYAAPEVISGRLYAGPEVDIWSCGVILYALLW